One segment of Anastrepha obliqua isolate idAnaObli1 chromosome 3, idAnaObli1_1.0, whole genome shotgun sequence DNA contains the following:
- the LOC129240930 gene encoding transmembrane protein 70 homolog, mitochondrial — MLSVRTVLPWSRSLVSIGQHGLKTVTTTKSTFSGHLLTKVSHLKTPQLALVAQQHRFYSSDTSSPSRPNEAGDIRVYYGSLAPKMKAVKIFSLTTSLAGMAAQPILMEQGLKIGGTPMAVFLCGFAGFFTFVTPFLLHFITKKYVTEIHYNPNTDEYTATTISIILYKIKTKFKPSDVTVPEVPGMFTSFLVRNKPLFVDPALFEDPEHYVRIMGYDKPVDFKLELSENSLKPVRTVKKEQ, encoded by the exons ATGTTATCCGTGCGTACAGTGTTGCCATGGAGTCGATCACTGGTTTCCATTGGACAACATGGTTTAAAAACTGTGACAACCACAAAAAGTACTTTTAGTGGGCACTTGTTGACAAAAGTTTCCCATTTAAAAACGCCTCAGCTCGCTCTTGTGGCTCAACAGCATCGTTTCTACTCGTCCGACACAAGTTCACCAAGCAGACCGAACGAGGCAGGAGATATACGTGTTTACTATGGCAGTTTGGCTCCAAAGATGAAAGCGGTGAAGATATTTTCACTTACGACAAGCTTGGCAGGAATGGCGGCACAACCAATACTCATGGAACAAGGCTTGAAAATTGGTGGCACGCCAATGGCTGTATTCCTGTGTGGTTTCGCTGGTTTCTTCACATTTGTAACGCCGTTTTTACTGCActtcattacaaaaaaatacgtgactGAAATTCATTACAATCCAAATACTGATGAATATACGGCAACAACGATTTCAATTATTCTTTATAAGATAAAG ACTAAATTCAAGCCAAGTGACGTTACGGTGCCTGAAGTACCCGGCATGTTTACATCATTTTTAGTACGTAACAAACCACTGTTTGTTGATCCTGCACTTTTCGAGGACCCTGAGCATTATGTGCGTATAATGGGGTATGACAAGCCGGTGGACTTTAAATTAGAATTATcagaaaattcattaaaaccAGTAAGAACGGTTAAAAAAGAACAATAA
- the LOC129241056 gene encoding ubiquitin-related modifier 1 homolog has product MKACVNNFQNNREECVYKLLEMSDLKILLEFSAGAELLFGNIKSRQVTLAGNEKWTIRKLLKWMHANILTERPELFIQDDSVRPGILVLVNDTDWELLGELEYEIQPNDNILFISTLHGG; this is encoded by the exons atgaaagCATGTGttaataatttccaaaataatCGAGAGGAGTGCGTTTATAAATTACTGGAAATGTCAGATCTTAAGATACTTTTGGAGTTTAG TGCAGGTGCTGAACTGCTATTTGGAAACATTAAGAGCCGGCAAGTAACATTGGCGGGCAATGAAAAAT GGACTATACGCAAACTGCTCAAGTGGATGCACGCCAACATTCTAACAGAGCGACCAGAATTATTCATTCAAGATGATTCAGT GCGGCCCGGCATTTTGGTGCTAGTGAACGACACCGATTGGGAATTGCTT GGTGAACTAGAATATGAGATACAACCTAATGACAACATTTTATTCATCTCCACTCTGCATGGAGGGTAG